The Echeneis naucrates chromosome 23, fEcheNa1.1, whole genome shotgun sequence genome has a segment encoding these proteins:
- the myrfl gene encoding myelin regulatory factor-like protein produces MEPGLSRLPVQVLGENEALQQFFSGQDVSGMLDSSVAVDTSILEQYLSNDVDPNNFMLPESPPDSSSEACSPVHQISDFHHGPSCWSGQQTPQEGFQQTAASSCRFKGPALSNMLTHNQPRSLGLINTFIKSGTPPSPPTGPAPLQTQNSPERQHYLSPESCSQVYTSPPHPSPPLPASNSYMGLHLTTPPPVGLAGSAPSIHTCSQQSKKRRRSDCEDPPGGVEPSCSEADGTAGGAVGTSVGAGLHLASYQLLNWERYHPEQWSALYDRNYQNLSPPAYHVDTDKGFTYSTADEAFICQKKNHFQVTIHIGVAAEPQYVRTANSTDQVDHFQIKVFGVKLEAPSHQVTIEQSQPDRSKKPFHPVRVNLPAGKVTKVTLGRLHFSETTANNMRKKGKPNPDQRYFQMVVGLYAAVGEQTFLLTALVSERIIVRASNPGQFETDGDAVWQRGTTPDAVICQGRVGINTDSPDEALVVCGNAKVMGAIMQPSDCRVKDNIQEADSEQQLKRITQMRIVEFDYKPEFASTVGMDHTHQTGIIAQEVKELLPSAVMEVGDITCLNGEKIQNFLMVDKEQIFMENVGAVQQLSKLTDNLETRIKDLEVWNLRLAKLKSLTGSLRSVGKPRKNSSVSTMSAADTGKSGKVERERPKSKHCLRRKVFQLSAFGLLAAVAFCIISITVLYLLNLEERDLATSPNNSNGTLVPVQTTARTTSAQPTRLPNPWPPDVDFCELLYCDKAYCCPAQPQSSTSSTSSTSSAEKIKGKLYDKLKNAKDWTNTTIQSFRIKENQQLIDNRYCLRDECGPGRYIFRVPISQFVPINMRVTLLMNSTELLVVHLCGFDESAVCSALLDIETVSGSRYPSNTQGEHEWPLHVARLYHSSYHFRSTVAGQADCTTDHHYRGALFTDYVFHFYRRCTH; encoded by the exons ATGGAGCCCGGACTGAGCCGGCTGCCCGTCCAGGTCCTGGGGGAGAACGAGGCGCTGCAGCAGTTCTTCAGTG gtcaGGATGTGAGCGGCATGTTGGACAGCTCTGTTGCCGTGGATACGAGCATCCTGGAACAGTATCTCAGCAACGACGTGGATCCCAACAACTT catgctccCTGAGTCTCCTCCTGACTCGAGCTCCGAGGCCTGTTCACCTGTTCACCAGATCTCAG ACTTCCACCACGGGCCGTCCTGTTGGTCCGGCCAGCAGACCCCCCAGGAAGGTTTTCAGCAAACTGCTGCTTCATCCTGTCGCTTCAAGGGCCCCGCCCTCTCCAACATGCTGACCCACAATCAGCCCCGCAGTTTGGGCCTCATTAACACTTTCATCAAGTCTGGGACCCCGCCCAGTCCTCCTACTGGCCCCGCCCCCCTGCAGACCCAGAACTCGCCTGAGCGCCAGCACTACCTGAGTCCAGAGAGCTGCTCGCAGGTTTACACCTCCCCGCCACATCCTTCGCCACCTTTACCTGCCTCTAACAGCTACATGGGCCTACATTTGACCACGCCGCCCCCAGTGGGTCTGGCCGGCTCCGCCCCTTCGATACACACCTG CTCCCAGCAGAgtaaaaagaggagaagatcaGACTGTGAAGACCCACCAGGAGGAGTGGAGCCGTCCTGCAGTGAAGCTGATGGGACCGCTGGTGGCGCTGTAGGGACCAGTGTGGGAGCTGGACTCCATTTAGCATCCTACCAGCTTCTTAACTGGGAACGGTATCATCCAGAGCAGTGGAGCGCTCTGTACGACAGAAACTACCAGAACCT GTCTCCTCCTGCCTACCACGTCGACACAGATAAAGGCTTCACCTACTCCACAGCCGACGAGGCCTTCATCTGCCAGAAGAAGAACCACTTCCAGGTCACCATCCACATCGGCGTGGCTGCAGAGCCGCAATACGTCAGAACGGCCAACAGCACCGATCAGGTCGACCACTTCCAGATAAAAGTGTTTGGGGTCAAG CTGGAAGCTCCAAGCCACCAGGTGACCATCGAGCAGTCGCAGCCTGACCGAAGCAAAAAGCCTTTCCATCCTGTCAG GGTCAACCTTCCTGCCGGTAAGGTCACCAAGGTGACGCTGGGCCGACTGCACTTCAGCGAGACGACGGCCAACAACATGAGGAAGAAAGGGAAGCCCAACCCCGACCAGAG GTATTTCCAGATGGTGGTCGGTCTTTACGCCGCCGTGGGAGAGCAGACCTTCCTCCTGACGGCTCTGGTGTCGGAGAGGATCATCGTCAGG GCCTCCAACCCGGGTCAGTTTGAGACGGACGGCGACGCCGTGTGGCAGCGTGGGACGACGCCTGACGCCGTCATCTGTCAGGGTCGGGTCGGCATCAACACCGACTCCCCTGATGAGGCGCTGGTTGTCTGTGGCAACGCCAAGGTGATGGGCGCCATCATGCAGCCGTCTGACTGCCGGGTCAAAGATAACATCCAGGAA gccgactctgagcagcagctgaagagaaTCACTCAGATGAGAATAGTTGAGTTTGATTATAAACCAGAATTCGCCTCCACGGTGGGAATGGACCACACCCACCAGACAG GTATAATAGCTCAGGAGGTGAAGGAGCTGCTGCCGTCAGCGGTGATGGAAGTCGGCGACATCACCTGTTTGAATGGAGAGAAGATCCAGAACTTCCTGATGGTGGACAAG gAGCAGATCTTCATGGAGAACGTCGGGGCGGTGCAGCAGCTCTCCAAACTCACCGACAACCTGGAGACCCGGATCAAAGACCTGGAGGTCTGGAACCTCCGGCTGGCTAAACTGAAGAGCCTGACGGGCAGCCTGCGATCTGTGGG gAAACCCAGAAAGAACAGCAGCGTGTCCACGATGTCCGCCGCCGACACGGGTAAGAGCGGGAAGGTCGAGAGGGAGAGACCGAAATCCAAACACTGTCTGCGGCGTAAAGTCTTCCAGCTGAGCGCCTTCGGCCTGCTGGCCGCCGTGGCCTTCTG catcatctccatcacGGTTCTGTACCTGCTGAATCTGGAGGAGAGAGATTTGGCCACCTCCCCCAACAACAG tAATGGGACGCTGGTTCCTGTGCAGACGACGGCCCGGACCACCTCAG CTCAGCCGACCCGGCTGCCCAACCCGTGGCCTCCAGACGTCGACTTCTGTGAGCTGCTGTACTGTGACAAGGCTTACTGCTGTCCTGCACAACCACAGAGCTCCACCAGCTCCACCAGCTCCACCAGctctgcagaaaaaataaaaggaaagctCTATGACAAACTTAAAAATGCCAAAGACT GGACGAACACCACCATCCAATCATTCCGGATCAAAGAAAACCAGCAGCTGATCGACAACAGATACTGTCTGAGAGACGAATGTGG GCCGGGTCGGTACATCTTCAGAGTTCCCATCAGCCAGTTCGTCCCCATCAACATGAGAGTCACTCTGCTGATGAA ctcgACGGAGCTGCTGGTCGTCCATCTGTGTGGATTCGATGAGTCTGCAGTTTGTTCGGCTCTGCTGGATATTGAAACCGTCAGCGGCAGCCGATACCCGTCAAACACACAG